A single Triticum dicoccoides isolate Atlit2015 ecotype Zavitan chromosome 2A, WEW_v2.0, whole genome shotgun sequence DNA region contains:
- the LOC119354174 gene encoding uncharacterized protein LOC119354174 isoform X1 has protein sequence MSGPSMTCWRAGAAEVTWPLRYGRTPTTPVCLASGDEVLGSSSVRLGPPCGHEVFVEMPQCCCTCVAVKEGRVYHTNRMLSFYAPAFSDHRRLLDKLVLYGLVELKVNGDNNCQFGALSDPFYRTPEHHRFVWQQVVNQQHSRMYKKQSASVHARAPKKGSSGDADGRREVRGLDGVVSADVRRGEATAHHLPLVAQHTGCGARVRWLPPSAGGVARGRHRPGPA, from the exons ATGAGCGGGCCGTCCATGACGTGCTGGCGAGCTGGGGCGGCCGAAGTGACGTGGCCACTTCGCTATGGCAGGACGCCTACCACGCCAGTCTGTCTCGCCTCTGGTGATGAAGTGCTCGGCTCCAGTAGCGTCAGACTG GGGCCTCCTTGTGGTCACGAGGTGTTTGTGGAAATGCCACAATGCTGCTGCACGTGTGTTGCAGTCAAAGAGGGGAGAGT GTACCATACCAACCGGATGCTCAGCTTCTACGCCCCCG CCTTTTCAGATCACCGAAGACTTCTCGACAAGTTGGTGTTGTATGGCCTGGTTGAGCTCAAGGTTAACGGAGACAACAATTGTCAG TTTGGGGCATTGTCTGATCCATTTTACCGAACTCCTGAACACCATAGATTTGTGTGGCAACAGGTGGTCAATCAG CAGCACAGCCGTATGTACAAGAAGCAGAGCGCATCAGTTCATGCTCGAGCCCCGAAGAAG GGTTCTAGTGGCGATGCCGACGGTCGTCGAGAGGTTCGTGGACTGGACGGTGTCGTGTCTGCCGATGTACGGAGAGGCGAAGCTACTGCTCATCATCTACCTCTGGTAGCCCAGCACACGG GGTGCGGGGCACGTGTACGATGGCTTCCTCCATCCGCTGGTGGCGTGGCACGAGGCCGACATCGACCGGGGCCTGCTTGA
- the LOC119354174 gene encoding uncharacterized protein LOC119354174 isoform X3: protein MSGPSMTCWRAGAAEVTWPLRYGRTPTTPVCLASGDEVLGSSSVRLGPPCGHEVFVEMPQCCCTCVAVKEGRVYHTNRMLSFYAPDHRRLLDKLVLYGLVELKVNGDNNCQFGALSDPFYRTPEHHRFVWQQVVNQQHSRMYKKQSASVHARAPKKGSSGDADGRREVRGLDGVVSADVRRGEATAHHLPLVAQHTGCGARVRWLPPSAGGVARGRHRPGPA from the exons ATGAGCGGGCCGTCCATGACGTGCTGGCGAGCTGGGGCGGCCGAAGTGACGTGGCCACTTCGCTATGGCAGGACGCCTACCACGCCAGTCTGTCTCGCCTCTGGTGATGAAGTGCTCGGCTCCAGTAGCGTCAGACTG GGGCCTCCTTGTGGTCACGAGGTGTTTGTGGAAATGCCACAATGCTGCTGCACGTGTGTTGCAGTCAAAGAGGGGAGAGT GTACCATACCAACCGGATGCTCAGCTTCTACGCCCCCG ATCACCGAAGACTTCTCGACAAGTTGGTGTTGTATGGCCTGGTTGAGCTCAAGGTTAACGGAGACAACAATTGTCAG TTTGGGGCATTGTCTGATCCATTTTACCGAACTCCTGAACACCATAGATTTGTGTGGCAACAGGTGGTCAATCAG CAGCACAGCCGTATGTACAAGAAGCAGAGCGCATCAGTTCATGCTCGAGCCCCGAAGAAG GGTTCTAGTGGCGATGCCGACGGTCGTCGAGAGGTTCGTGGACTGGACGGTGTCGTGTCTGCCGATGTACGGAGAGGCGAAGCTACTGCTCATCATCTACCTCTGGTAGCCCAGCACACGG GGTGCGGGGCACGTGTACGATGGCTTCCTCCATCCGCTGGTGGCGTGGCACGAGGCCGACATCGACCGGGGCCTGCTTGA
- the LOC119354174 gene encoding uncharacterized protein LOC119354174 isoform X2 — protein sequence MSGPSMTCWRAGAAEVTWPLRYGRTPTTPVCLASGDEVLGSSSVRLGPPCGHEVFVEMPQCCCTCVAVKEGRVYHTNRMLSFYAPAFSDHRRLLDKLVLYGLVELKVNGDNNCQFGALSDPFYRTPEHHRFVWQQVVNQHSRMYKKQSASVHARAPKKGSSGDADGRREVRGLDGVVSADVRRGEATAHHLPLVAQHTGCGARVRWLPPSAGGVARGRHRPGPA from the exons ATGAGCGGGCCGTCCATGACGTGCTGGCGAGCTGGGGCGGCCGAAGTGACGTGGCCACTTCGCTATGGCAGGACGCCTACCACGCCAGTCTGTCTCGCCTCTGGTGATGAAGTGCTCGGCTCCAGTAGCGTCAGACTG GGGCCTCCTTGTGGTCACGAGGTGTTTGTGGAAATGCCACAATGCTGCTGCACGTGTGTTGCAGTCAAAGAGGGGAGAGT GTACCATACCAACCGGATGCTCAGCTTCTACGCCCCCG CCTTTTCAGATCACCGAAGACTTCTCGACAAGTTGGTGTTGTATGGCCTGGTTGAGCTCAAGGTTAACGGAGACAACAATTGTCAG TTTGGGGCATTGTCTGATCCATTTTACCGAACTCCTGAACACCATAGATTTGTGTGGCAACAGGTGGTCAATCAG CACAGCCGTATGTACAAGAAGCAGAGCGCATCAGTTCATGCTCGAGCCCCGAAGAAG GGTTCTAGTGGCGATGCCGACGGTCGTCGAGAGGTTCGTGGACTGGACGGTGTCGTGTCTGCCGATGTACGGAGAGGCGAAGCTACTGCTCATCATCTACCTCTGGTAGCCCAGCACACGG GGTGCGGGGCACGTGTACGATGGCTTCCTCCATCCGCTGGTGGCGTGGCACGAGGCCGACATCGACCGGGGCCTGCTTGA
- the LOC119354174 gene encoding uncharacterized protein LOC119354174 isoform X4 — MAGRLPRQSVSPLVMKCSAPVASDWYHTNRMLSFYAPAFSDHRRLLDKLVLYGLVELKVNGDNNCQFGALSDPFYRTPEHHRFVWQQVVNQQHSRMYKKQSASVHARAPKKGSSGDADGRREVRGLDGVVSADVRRGEATAHHLPLVAQHTGCGARVRWLPPSAGGVARGRHRPGPA; from the exons ATGGCAGGACGCCTACCACGCCAGTCTGTCTCGCCTCTGGTGATGAAGTGCTCGGCTCCAGTAGCGTCAGACTG GTACCATACCAACCGGATGCTCAGCTTCTACGCCCCCG CCTTTTCAGATCACCGAAGACTTCTCGACAAGTTGGTGTTGTATGGCCTGGTTGAGCTCAAGGTTAACGGAGACAACAATTGTCAG TTTGGGGCATTGTCTGATCCATTTTACCGAACTCCTGAACACCATAGATTTGTGTGGCAACAGGTGGTCAATCAG CAGCACAGCCGTATGTACAAGAAGCAGAGCGCATCAGTTCATGCTCGAGCCCCGAAGAAG GGTTCTAGTGGCGATGCCGACGGTCGTCGAGAGGTTCGTGGACTGGACGGTGTCGTGTCTGCCGATGTACGGAGAGGCGAAGCTACTGCTCATCATCTACCTCTGGTAGCCCAGCACACGG GGTGCGGGGCACGTGTACGATGGCTTCCTCCATCCGCTGGTGGCGTGGCACGAGGCCGACATCGACCGGGGCCTGCTTGA
- the LOC119354174 gene encoding uncharacterized protein LOC119354174 isoform X5 has product MAGRLPRQSVSPLVMKCSAPVASDWYHTNRMLSFYAPDHRRLLDKLVLYGLVELKVNGDNNCQFGALSDPFYRTPEHHRFVWQQVVNQQHSRMYKKQSASVHARAPKKGSSGDADGRREVRGLDGVVSADVRRGEATAHHLPLVAQHTGCGARVRWLPPSAGGVARGRHRPGPA; this is encoded by the exons ATGGCAGGACGCCTACCACGCCAGTCTGTCTCGCCTCTGGTGATGAAGTGCTCGGCTCCAGTAGCGTCAGACTG GTACCATACCAACCGGATGCTCAGCTTCTACGCCCCCG ATCACCGAAGACTTCTCGACAAGTTGGTGTTGTATGGCCTGGTTGAGCTCAAGGTTAACGGAGACAACAATTGTCAG TTTGGGGCATTGTCTGATCCATTTTACCGAACTCCTGAACACCATAGATTTGTGTGGCAACAGGTGGTCAATCAG CAGCACAGCCGTATGTACAAGAAGCAGAGCGCATCAGTTCATGCTCGAGCCCCGAAGAAG GGTTCTAGTGGCGATGCCGACGGTCGTCGAGAGGTTCGTGGACTGGACGGTGTCGTGTCTGCCGATGTACGGAGAGGCGAAGCTACTGCTCATCATCTACCTCTGGTAGCCCAGCACACGG GGTGCGGGGCACGTGTACGATGGCTTCCTCCATCCGCTGGTGGCGTGGCACGAGGCCGACATCGACCGGGGCCTGCTTGA